A genome region from Nocardiopsis exhalans includes the following:
- a CDS encoding ABC transporter ATP-binding protein produces MADTSVSDQVSGAPVMLEARGLTKTYYSTDPPTRVVDGIDLIVRRAEFLVVMGASGSGKSTLLYSMSGMDRPTGGNVLLEGRDLTCLGDKEMSRVRLNRMGFVFQQAYFLENLNIRDNILLPALKAAPGDKGAAITRVDALLERFGIAHVGRHGITQVSGGQLQRASICRALACEPSVLFADEPTGALNSSMTTEVMDALTDVHEEGSTLVMVTHDPACAARADRVVYLRDGLLVDDRELGKWSRERAEGREDELLTWLRGLGF; encoded by the coding sequence ATGGCGGACACATCGGTCAGTGATCAGGTGAGCGGGGCCCCGGTGATGCTTGAGGCCCGGGGACTGACCAAGACCTACTACTCCACGGACCCGCCGACCCGGGTCGTTGACGGGATCGACCTGATCGTGCGCCGGGCCGAGTTCCTGGTGGTGATGGGGGCGTCCGGTTCGGGCAAGTCCACCCTGCTGTACAGCATGAGCGGGATGGACCGGCCCACCGGCGGCAACGTGCTCCTGGAGGGGCGCGACCTGACATGCCTGGGGGACAAGGAGATGAGCCGTGTCCGACTGAACAGGATGGGCTTCGTCTTCCAGCAGGCGTACTTCCTGGAGAACCTGAACATCAGGGACAACATCCTGCTGCCCGCGCTCAAGGCGGCGCCCGGGGACAAGGGGGCAGCCATCACCAGGGTGGACGCGCTGCTGGAACGGTTCGGCATCGCGCACGTGGGGCGGCACGGCATCACCCAGGTCTCGGGCGGCCAGCTGCAACGCGCCTCGATCTGCCGGGCGCTGGCGTGCGAGCCGTCGGTGCTGTTCGCGGACGAGCCGACCGGCGCGCTCAACAGCAGCATGACGACCGAGGTCATGGACGCGCTCACCGACGTGCATGAGGAGGGGAGCACGCTGGTCATGGTGACGCACGACCCCGCCTGCGCTGCCCGGGCCGACCGCGTGGTCTACCTCCGGGACGGCCTCCTGGTCGACGACCGTGAACTGGGGAAATGGAGCCGGGAGCGGGCAGAGGGGCGTGAGGACGAACTGCTCACCTGGCTGCGGGGGCTGGGTTTTTGA
- a CDS encoding ABC transporter permease has translation MHSKSESLYLRHARNDLLQNRGVNTALAVLLVLSAFLMATGSMVMERMVGSVNQLFEEAQPPHFLQMHRGEYDPAALEGFAAQHPEIDAWLIEEMLGFDGAALSWHRPATGESGDLSESLIDNLFVTQNEDFDFLLDKTGAAPSPSPGQVHVPVAYQQRFGLEVGDRLGVRTDTGVHELRVRGFVRDAQMASSLSSATRFVVSEADFADLESAGGGAPEIIVEYRLDDPSAVSEFQSAYESDAALPRNGQAVTFQMIRMINAFSDGLVAVALVFVSLLLIMIALLSLRFVIRASMEDQIRQIGAMKAIGLPDRAISGLYLAKYSLMTFLACVVGGVLAVFATGLLTRGAQENYAEASWGVSTLLVPVIALTLVYVCVMVLCRGVLRGVRRIQVVGALVHGSTLDEHQSARQARRQARRVRRGGLDSYSGTNVNRRLALLDLRAEGRQWLLVPVVFFLATVLMTLPTNLLSTFENPRFVTYLGAPESDLRADLLFSDDVDAVREDVLAHMRGDERLSDVRVFAHVLYEARGEQGWESLRVDVGDHSGDTVEFVEGGAPGPGQIALSALNADRYGLGAGDEMALRQSAEQDEPSTLEVSGVYQDVTAGGYTAKVRGEQSSGAIGYAIYADTAEGVDPAVVAAEYGKRHPTAAVVPMREYVEQTLSYVTDALRSAALLAFVFGTGVAVLITSLFLKLRLSRERSRMGVLCALGFSTGEIIAQTRAKTLVAVVVGTLLGVVFAATAGESLVGLLVASAGLGITDLVFLPNPWLVYLAYPLVLVAAGYLGAVFLTAPLRGTDKSSWLRG, from the coding sequence GTGCACAGCAAGAGCGAATCCCTGTACTTACGTCACGCACGCAACGACCTGCTCCAGAACCGGGGCGTCAACACGGCACTGGCCGTGCTCCTGGTCCTGAGCGCGTTCCTGATGGCCACCGGATCCATGGTGATGGAACGCATGGTCGGATCGGTCAACCAGCTCTTCGAAGAGGCCCAGCCGCCCCACTTCCTCCAGATGCACCGGGGCGAGTACGATCCGGCGGCGCTGGAGGGCTTCGCCGCGCAGCACCCGGAGATCGACGCGTGGCTCATCGAGGAGATGCTCGGTTTCGACGGCGCCGCCCTGTCCTGGCACCGCCCGGCCACCGGTGAGTCGGGCGACCTGTCCGAGAGCCTGATCGACAACCTCTTCGTCACCCAGAACGAGGACTTCGACTTCCTGCTCGACAAGACCGGAGCGGCCCCGTCCCCCTCCCCCGGACAGGTCCATGTCCCGGTCGCCTACCAGCAGCGGTTCGGTCTGGAGGTCGGTGACCGGCTCGGGGTCCGCACCGACACCGGGGTACACGAGCTGCGGGTGCGGGGGTTCGTGCGTGACGCGCAGATGGCCTCCTCGCTGTCCTCGGCCACCCGTTTCGTGGTCTCGGAAGCGGACTTCGCGGACCTGGAGAGTGCGGGCGGTGGCGCCCCCGAGATCATCGTCGAGTACCGGCTGGACGACCCCTCCGCGGTCTCGGAGTTCCAAAGCGCCTACGAGTCCGACGCCGCGCTGCCCAGGAACGGCCAGGCGGTCACGTTCCAGATGATCCGCATGATCAACGCCTTCAGCGACGGCCTGGTGGCGGTGGCGCTGGTGTTCGTGAGTCTGCTGCTCATCATGATCGCCCTGCTCAGCCTGCGCTTCGTGATTCGCGCAAGCATGGAGGACCAGATCCGCCAGATCGGCGCGATGAAGGCGATCGGCCTGCCGGACCGGGCGATCTCCGGCCTGTACCTGGCCAAGTACAGCCTCATGACCTTCCTGGCGTGTGTGGTCGGCGGCGTCCTGGCGGTGTTCGCGACAGGGCTGCTCACCCGCGGGGCGCAGGAGAACTACGCCGAGGCCTCGTGGGGGGTCTCGACGCTCCTGGTGCCGGTGATCGCGCTGACGCTGGTCTACGTGTGCGTCATGGTCCTGTGCCGCGGTGTCCTGCGCGGGGTCCGCCGGATCCAGGTCGTGGGCGCCCTGGTCCACGGCAGCACCCTCGATGAACACCAGAGCGCGCGCCAGGCCAGGCGCCAGGCCAGGCGGGTACGGCGGGGCGGTCTGGACTCCTACAGCGGAACGAACGTCAACCGGCGCCTGGCTCTGCTGGACCTGAGGGCGGAGGGCCGCCAGTGGCTCCTGGTGCCCGTCGTGTTCTTCCTCGCGACGGTCCTCATGACGCTGCCGACCAACCTGCTCAGCACCTTCGAGAACCCCCGCTTCGTCACCTACCTGGGCGCACCCGAAAGCGACCTGCGCGCCGACCTGCTGTTCTCCGACGACGTGGACGCGGTGCGCGAGGACGTCCTGGCCCACATGCGCGGCGACGAGCGGTTGAGTGACGTGCGCGTCTTCGCCCACGTCCTGTACGAGGCGCGCGGCGAGCAGGGGTGGGAGTCCCTGCGCGTGGATGTGGGCGACCACTCCGGTGACACGGTCGAATTCGTCGAGGGCGGCGCCCCGGGGCCCGGGCAGATCGCTCTCTCCGCCCTGAACGCGGACCGTTACGGACTCGGTGCCGGGGACGAGATGGCCCTGCGCCAGAGCGCCGAACAGGACGAACCGTCCACGCTGGAGGTCAGCGGCGTCTACCAGGACGTGACCGCGGGCGGGTACACCGCCAAGGTGCGGGGCGAGCAGTCCTCGGGCGCGATCGGTTACGCGATCTACGCGGACACAGCCGAGGGGGTCGACCCCGCGGTGGTCGCGGCGGAGTACGGCAAGCGCCACCCGACCGCCGCCGTGGTCCCGATGCGCGAGTACGTCGAGCAGACGCTGTCGTACGTGACCGATGCACTGCGCAGCGCGGCCCTGCTGGCGTTCGTCTTCGGGACGGGGGTGGCGGTGCTCATCACGAGCCTGTTCCTCAAACTGCGCCTGAGCAGGGAGCGGTCCAGGATGGGGGTGCTGTGCGCCCTCGGTTTCTCCACCGGCGAGATCATCGCCCAGACGCGGGCCAAGACCCTGGTCGCGGTTGTCGTCGGCACGCTACTGGGCGTGGTGTTCGCGGCCACGGCCGGGGAGTCGCTCGTCGGCCTGCTCGTCGCTTCAGCGGGGTTGGGTATCACCGACCTCGTCTTCCTGCCGAACCCGTGGCTGGTGTACCTGGCCTACCCGCTGGTTCTGGTGGCCGCCGGGTACCTCGGCGCCGTGTTCCTCACCGCGCCGCTGCGCGGTACCGACAAGAGCTCGTGGCTCAGAGGATGA
- a CDS encoding maleylpyruvate isomerase family mycothiol-dependent enzyme, translating to METTDPKRLIAAEHAALAADLEGLTEQQWGQTSLCAEWTVHDVVAHLGSAMTIGTFGWIRSILRAGLRPEVHNRRQLERFARPEPARTLARFADLGSEHGEPVRWPTKNLPPWLGELVVHGQDIRHPLGLEHEPAPEALAVVAKFFAGRDFAVNSRSQVKGLHLRATDADFTTNDPSLPVVEGPLLALVMVMAGRPAYLDRLSGPGMSELSHRLEH from the coding sequence ATGGAGACCACCGACCCCAAGCGACTCATCGCCGCCGAACACGCCGCGTTGGCGGCCGATCTCGAGGGTCTGACCGAGCAGCAGTGGGGACAGACCTCACTGTGCGCGGAATGGACCGTCCACGACGTCGTCGCCCACCTGGGATCGGCCATGACCATCGGCACGTTCGGGTGGATCAGGTCCATCCTGCGCGCGGGCCTGCGCCCGGAGGTTCACAACCGGAGACAGCTCGAACGCTTCGCCCGCCCAGAGCCCGCCCGGACCCTGGCCCGGTTCGCCGACCTGGGGAGCGAGCACGGCGAGCCCGTGCGCTGGCCCACGAAGAACCTGCCGCCCTGGCTCGGGGAGCTCGTCGTGCACGGCCAGGACATCCGCCACCCGCTGGGGCTGGAGCACGAACCCGCTCCCGAGGCGCTGGCCGTGGTCGCGAAGTTCTTCGCCGGCCGTGACTTCGCGGTCAACAGCAGATCCCAGGTCAAGGGGCTGCACCTGCGGGCCACCGACGCGGACTTCACCACGAACGACCCCTCGCTGCCCGTGGTGGAGGGACCGCTGCTCGCTCTCGTGATGGTGATGGCGGGCCGTCCCGCCTACCTGGACCGACTGAGCGGTCCGGGCATGAGCGAACTCAGCCACCGACTGGAGCACTGA